From Vitis vinifera cultivar Pinot Noir 40024 chromosome 14, ASM3070453v1, a single genomic window includes:
- the LOC100261409 gene encoding large ribosomal subunit protein eL22z: MSRVSAAGAKGKKKGATFTIDCGKPVEDKIMDIASLEKFLQERIKVGGKAGALGDSVTVTREKSKIMVTSENNFSKRYLKYLTKKYLKKHNVRDWLRVIASNKDRNVYELRYFNIAENEGEEED, from the exons ATGAGTCGGGTAAGCGCAGCGGGAGCGAAGGGGAAGAAGAAGGGAGCGACCTTCACAATAGACTGTGGGAAGCCGGTAGAGGATAAGATCATGGACATTGCTTCCCTGGAGAAGTTTCTACAGGAGAGGATCAAGGTAGGCGGCAAAGCCGGTGCTCTCGGTGACTCCGTCACCGTCACTCGTGAGAAAAGCAAGATTATGGTCACCTCTGAGAACAACTTCTCTAAGAG GTATTTGAagtatttgacaaaaaaatactTGAAGAAACACAATGTCCGTGACTGGCTTCGCGTAATTGCATCCAACAAGGACCGAAATGTTTATGAGCTTAGGTACTTCAACATTGCAGAGAATGAGGGTGAGGAGGAGGATTAA
- the LOC100240883 gene encoding uncharacterized protein LOC100240883 isoform X2: MAVAISQSSKLTISIASSFSNSSSSSSLSFSVIKPLSSSPFFTTTASRIHSHQTPFHSLSRRLFLPSVSGIWNALTGGDSYRESAMAIRRGMLLFRQGDVSGSLVEFDKAIELDPRQKAYLWQRGLSLYYLDRFEEGAEQFRLDVAQNPNDTEESIWCFLCEAQLYGADEARRRFLEVGRDPRPVMREAYNMFKDGGDPEKNDPGSAKLHLLAACQSPYGQRSDDYMASLAKVHCLCRSWSSS; this comes from the exons ATGGCTGTAGCTATAAGCCAGAGCTCCAAGCTCACCATTTCCATAGCCTCCTCCTTCTCCAActcttcttcttcgtcttcACTCTCATTTTCAGTAATCAAACCCCTCAGTTCCTCACCCTTCTTCACCACCACTGCTTCTAGAATTCACAGTCATCAAACCCCATTTCACTCACTCTCCAGAAGACTCTTCCTCCCTTCAGTTTCCGGCATATGGAACGCATTGACCGGCGGTGACTCTTACCGTGAATCCGCCATGGCGATACGGCGTGGAATGCTGCTCTTCAGACAG GGTGATGTTTCGGGATCATTAGTGGAATTCGATAAAGCCATTGAGTTGGATCCTCGGCAGAAGGCAT ATCTTTGGCAGAGGGGGCTATCGCTTTACTATCTTGATAG GTTTGAGGAGGGGGCAGAGCAGTTCCGGTTAGATGTTGCACAGAATCCAAATGATACGGAGGAGTCCATATGGTGCTTCTTGTGCGAAGCACAATTATATGGAGCTGATGAAGCAAGGAGACGATTTCTTGAG GTTGGTAGAGATCCACGACCAGTCATGAGGGAAGCTTATAACATGTTTAAAGATGGCGGTGATCCAGAAAAG AATGATCCGGGTTCTGCCAAACTTCATCTACTTGCAGCATGTCAGTCTCCTTATGGACAAAG GTCTGATGATTACATGGCTTCTCTTGCCAAGGTTCACTGCCTTTGCCGAAGCTGGAGCTCAAGCTAG
- the LOC100240883 gene encoding uncharacterized protein LOC100240883 isoform X1 — protein MAVAISQSSKLTISIASSFSNSSSSSSLSFSVIKPLSSSPFFTTTASRIHSHQTPFHSLSRRLFLPSVSGIWNALTGGDSYRESAMAIRRGMLLFRQGDVSGSLVEFDKAIELDPRQKAYLWQRGLSLYYLDRFEEGAEQFRLDVAQNPNDTEESIWCFLCEAQLYGADEARRRFLEVGRDPRPVMREAYNMFKDGGDPEKLVAQFSGNQAGEYFYASLYAGLYYESQNDPGSAKLHLLAACQSPYGQRSDDYMASLAKVHCLCRSWSSS, from the exons ATGGCTGTAGCTATAAGCCAGAGCTCCAAGCTCACCATTTCCATAGCCTCCTCCTTCTCCAActcttcttcttcgtcttcACTCTCATTTTCAGTAATCAAACCCCTCAGTTCCTCACCCTTCTTCACCACCACTGCTTCTAGAATTCACAGTCATCAAACCCCATTTCACTCACTCTCCAGAAGACTCTTCCTCCCTTCAGTTTCCGGCATATGGAACGCATTGACCGGCGGTGACTCTTACCGTGAATCCGCCATGGCGATACGGCGTGGAATGCTGCTCTTCAGACAG GGTGATGTTTCGGGATCATTAGTGGAATTCGATAAAGCCATTGAGTTGGATCCTCGGCAGAAGGCAT ATCTTTGGCAGAGGGGGCTATCGCTTTACTATCTTGATAG GTTTGAGGAGGGGGCAGAGCAGTTCCGGTTAGATGTTGCACAGAATCCAAATGATACGGAGGAGTCCATATGGTGCTTCTTGTGCGAAGCACAATTATATGGAGCTGATGAAGCAAGGAGACGATTTCTTGAG GTTGGTAGAGATCCACGACCAGTCATGAGGGAAGCTTATAACATGTTTAAAGATGGCGGTGATCCAGAAAAG CTTGTTGCTCAATTTTCTGGCAACCAGGCGGGAGAGTATTTCTATGCTTCTTTGTATGCCGGGCTTTATTATGAATCCCAG AATGATCCGGGTTCTGCCAAACTTCATCTACTTGCAGCATGTCAGTCTCCTTATGGACAAAG GTCTGATGATTACATGGCTTCTCTTGCCAAGGTTCACTGCCTTTGCCGAAGCTGGAGCTCAAGCTAG
- the LOC100256314 gene encoding CST complex subunit TEN1 → MMSSAVKSGALVSLQDLQPSSPFFKQGASLRVTGKLQEYSVETAIAIVIDGSANLKINTQHLRDLTFRAGSIYQFIGELLIQPDNEAILQARVGRNVDGIDLNLYHQSLQLVRQFQADHMNDQAA, encoded by the exons ATGATGTCCTCTGCAGTAAAGTCTGGAGCATTGGTTTCTTTGCAAGACCTACAACCATCTTCTCCATTCTTTAAGCAAGGAGCTTCACTTAGAGTTACTGGAAA GCTACAAGAGTACTCTGTTGAGACAGCTATAGCCATAGTTATTGATGGAAGTGCCAACCTGAAGATCAACACCCAGCATCTGAGGGACCTTACATTTCGAGCTGGCTCCATTTATCAATTCATAGGTGAACTCCTCATTCAACCCGATAATGAG GCAATCTTACAAGCAAGAGTGGGTAGGAATGTCGATGGCATCGACCTCAACCTCTATCACCAGTCTCTGCAGCTGGTGAGACAGTTTCAGGCAGACCACATGAATGACCAAGCAGCTTAG
- the LOC100251160 gene encoding probable protein phosphatase 2C 34, whose translation MGHFSSMFNGWARSFSIKKASSSGNCGGREAVEVMAKEAKKNDLILHSSGFVNVNGSNNFTSLYSKRGEKGVNQDCFIVWEEFGGQEDMLFCGVFDGHGPWGHYVAKRVRESMPSSLLCNWQETLAEASLDPDFDLQAEKKLHRFNIWKHSYLKTCAAIDQELEHHRRIDSFNSGTTALTIVRQGESIFVANVGDSRAVLATMSDDGNLEPVQLTIDFKPNLPQEAERIIQCKGRVFCLGDEPGVHRVWLPHEESPGLAMSRAFGDYCVKDFGLISVPEVTQRNITSRDQFVVLATDGVWDVVSNQEAVQIVSSTPNRAKSAKRLVECAARAWKRKRRGIAVDDISAVCLFFHPCSIQQVTVPKES comes from the exons ATGGGGCATTTTTCATCCATGTTCAATGGATGGGCGAGGTCCTTTTCTATCAAAAAAGCGAGCAGTTCAGGGAATTGTGGTGGAAGAGAGGCTGTTGAAGTAATGGCAAAGGAGGCGAAGAAGAATGATTTGATACTGCACTCTTCCGGGTTTGTTAATGTCAATGGTTCAAACAATTTCACTTCCCTTTACTCAAAGCGAGGCGAAAAGGGTGTGAATCAGGATTGCTTCATTGTGTGGGAG GAATTTGGAGGGCAAGAGGATATGCTCTTTTGTGGGGTTTTTGATGGTCACGGGCCATGGGGTCATTATGTGGCAAAAAGGGTCAGAGAATCAATGCCATCTTCTTTGTTGTGCAATTGGCAGGAAACCCTTGCTGAAGCCTCACTTGACCCAGATTTTGACTTGCAAGCAGAAAAAAAGCTTCACCGGTTTAATATATGGAAGCATTCCTACTTAAAAACTTGTGCTGCTATTGATCAAGAGCTTGAGCATCATCGTCGAATCGATTCCTTCAACAGTGGGACAACAGCACTTACCATTGTTAGACAG GGGGAAAGCATTTTTGTAGCAAATGTCGGTGACTCACGTGCTGTATTGGCTACCATGTCTGATGATGGCAACTTGGAACCAGTTCAACTTACTATTGATTTCAAACCGAATCTACCTC AGGAGGCTGAGCGGATAATTCAGTGCAAAGGGCGAGTGTTCTGTTTAGGCGATGAGCCAGGAGTGCACAGGGTCTGGCTTCCCCATGAGGAATCACCAGGACTGGCTATGTCTAGAGCCTTTGGGGATTACTGTGTGAAGGATTTTGGACTCATTTCTGTGCCTGAAGTGACACAGAGGAACATAACCAGCAGAGACCAATTTGTTGTGCTTGCAACTGATGGG GTCTGGGATGTTGTCTCAAATCAAGAAGCAGTGCAAATAGTATCTTCAACACCCAACAGAGCGAAGTCAGCCAAGCGTCTAGTTGAGTGTGCAGCCCGTGCTTGGAAACGCAAGAGGCGGGGAATTGCAGTGGATGACATCTCAGCTGTTTGTCTCTTCTTCCACCCTTGTTCCATTCAGCAAGTTACTGTACCAAAAGAGTCATGA